The Collimonas sp. PA-H2 genome contains a region encoding:
- a CDS encoding MASE1 domain-containing protein, producing the protein MKLTNQSVIALLWGLLYLVMGYTSHQLNGPIAATGYIWLPAGVTVAAFMLTRTARWLPVIIGFVLAQLLLGWIENRDLLRVTLFALDEIGVAAIAVALVRMTQLPMEGLYFVRGLLIAGVACSTVSAAIGAAWFLIVKDVPFWPTARIWAASDLVGILIVTPVLAGWSRFHAMRSGGMDRSDFLLGLAAFIALGVTAYLIFDGHSLSNFSAGVNFALTYVPLFFAAVVTLLWGGRGGSLAVAMLAFFALLNTVQGEGPFAAFADTYSKHSLLEAQLYLAVAALLCLLISALKTTREQLHEDAAQWKSDVELALTVSRQLVYSMDPHSRKLCWNGDLQGLLGLPANAFSELDQVLAHVHPDDRQQLRSRWLDDMDDAVRPDLHFRLLLPAGHITEMTDMSAVLLDADESVAMVAGAWRLHIREDEPQPRQGHSAL; encoded by the coding sequence GTGAAACTGACCAACCAATCTGTCATCGCCCTGCTATGGGGCTTGCTGTATCTGGTCATGGGCTACACCTCGCATCAACTGAACGGGCCGATCGCCGCTACCGGCTATATCTGGCTGCCGGCCGGCGTCACGGTGGCTGCGTTCATGCTGACCAGGACGGCGCGCTGGCTGCCGGTGATCATCGGTTTCGTACTGGCGCAACTGCTGCTGGGCTGGATTGAAAATCGCGACCTGTTGCGCGTAACGCTGTTCGCCCTCGATGAAATCGGCGTCGCCGCGATTGCCGTGGCGCTGGTGCGAATGACGCAATTGCCGATGGAAGGCCTGTATTTCGTGCGCGGCCTGCTGATTGCCGGCGTCGCCTGCAGCACCGTCAGCGCAGCGATCGGCGCGGCCTGGTTCCTGATCGTGAAAGATGTACCCTTCTGGCCGACTGCGCGCATCTGGGCGGCATCCGATCTGGTCGGGATCCTGATCGTCACGCCGGTGCTGGCAGGCTGGTCGCGTTTCCACGCCATGCGTTCGGGCGGCATGGACCGCAGCGATTTCCTGCTAGGGCTGGCGGCTTTCATTGCACTCGGCGTCACTGCCTACCTGATTTTCGACGGCCACAGCTTGAGCAATTTTTCAGCCGGCGTCAATTTTGCCCTGACCTATGTGCCGCTGTTCTTCGCCGCGGTGGTAACCCTGCTGTGGGGCGGCCGCGGCGGCTCGCTGGCAGTCGCCATGCTGGCCTTCTTCGCACTCTTGAATACGGTCCAGGGCGAGGGACCGTTTGCCGCCTTCGCCGATACCTATTCCAAGCATTCGCTGCTGGAAGCCCAGCTCTACCTAGCCGTGGCTGCCCTGCTCTGCCTGCTGATCAGCGCCCTCAAGACCACCCGCGAGCAATTGCACGAAGACGCCGCGCAATGGAAAAGCGACGTCGAGCTGGCATTGACCGTCAGCCGCCAGCTGGTCTACAGCATGGATCCGCATAGCAGGAAGCTGTGCTGGAACGGCGATCTGCAAGGATTGCTGGGCCTGCCGGCAAATGCCTTCAGCGAGCTCGACCAGGTGCTGGCGCACGTCCATCCCGACGATCGCCAGCAGCTGCGCAGCCGTTGGCTGGACGACATGGACGACGCTGTCCGTCCCGATTTGCATTTTCGCCTGCTGTTGCCGGCCGGACACATCACCGAGATGACCGACATGAGCGCGGTGCTGCTGGATGCCGACGAATCGGTCGCCATGGTAGCCGGCGCCTGGCGCCTGCATATCCGGGAAGACGAACCGCAACCGCGCCAGGGGCATTCCGCCCTATGA
- a CDS encoding lytic polysaccharide monooxygenase, which produces MKRISSRLILMLALAAPLAAQAHGYIDAPKSRAFMCKTQENTACGAIQYEPQSVEGPKGFPAAGPADGTIAAGGLAQFSELNVQTPTRWKKVALKTGALDFSWYFTAGHMTQDWRYYITKQGWDPSQKLSRDAFDLQPFCIVKGGFAPPSNSHATHRCTIPANRSGYHVILSTWNIADTGNAFYQVVDAQIQGGAAVNPQKVMINPFK; this is translated from the coding sequence ATGAAACGCATATCGTCCCGTCTGATTTTAATGCTGGCCTTGGCGGCGCCGCTGGCGGCCCAGGCGCACGGCTACATCGATGCCCCTAAATCGCGCGCTTTCATGTGCAAGACGCAAGAGAATACGGCTTGCGGCGCGATTCAGTATGAGCCGCAAAGCGTGGAGGGTCCGAAGGGCTTTCCCGCAGCCGGTCCGGCCGACGGTACGATCGCGGCTGGCGGCTTGGCGCAATTTTCCGAATTGAATGTGCAAACGCCGACGCGCTGGAAGAAGGTGGCGTTGAAGACCGGGGCTCTCGATTTCAGCTGGTACTTTACCGCCGGCCACATGACGCAGGACTGGCGCTACTACATTACCAAACAGGGCTGGGATCCGAGCCAGAAGCTGAGCCGGGACGCTTTTGATTTGCAGCCGTTCTGCATCGTCAAGGGTGGTTTCGCGCCACCCAGCAACAGCCACGCCACGCATCGTTGCACCATTCCGGCCAACCGCAGCGGCTATCACGTGATCCTGAGCACCTGGAATATCGCTGATACCGGCAATGCCTTCTATCAGGTCGTCGATGCCCAGATTCAAGGCGGAGCCGCGGTGAATCCACAGAAAGTGATGATCAATCCGTTCAAGTGA
- the rnr gene encoding ribonuclease R — protein MSQYSYTIPSREEILGLLRTSSEPQNAAALAAALSVKPDEMEGLTRRLNAMERDGQIKPDRAGIYKLTNSPGFIEGRVSSHRDGFGFLIPDEGGDDVFLPEKEMQKVLHGDRVQARIVGTDRRGRPEGTIVEVVERANTHVIGRLLNENGVWVIAPEDKRIGQDIILAGSPGKAKAGQVVSVQLTEQPSRFTQPVGKIVEILGDIDDPGMEIEIAVRKYGVPHEFSEAAKKLAAKLPGEVRAADLADRVDLRDVPLVTIDGEDARDFDDAVYCEPVKIGRANGYRLIVAIADVSHYVKPNDALDVDALERSTSVYFPRRVIPMLPEKLSNGLCSLNPDVDRLTLVCDAVISAKGEIKAYQFYPAVIHSAARLTYTEVAAILGNTKGPEAAKRPGLVPHLLHLYEVFHALLQARQARGAIDFETTETYIVCNAAGKIEKILPRTRNDAHKVIEECMLAANVCAADLMERHKHPGLFRIHAHPTKEKLTILRTFLKQVGLNLAGGDTPSASDYAELMPKIKARPDAILLQTMMLRSMQQAVYSPENIGHFGLSYESYAHFTSPIRRYPDLLTHRTIKAILQGKRYDPKGLDTSALNTMLSPAGRKKQAEDKAAGKKKNEGSLAIWEALGVHCSANERRADEASRDVEAWLKCYFIRDKLGEEFTGVISGVATFGIFVQLDALYIEGLVHVTELGADYFQYDEARHELRGERTGIRYQLTDRVTVQVSRVDLDARKIDLRLVNEPGIKTVLKNEARRADNEQGRGAKPKAGGKAAPQKTARVTTAAKTTPAGKPGKAKKASGPAEKARAPKGFTKSSKRKR, from the coding sequence TTGAGCCAATATTCCTACACAATTCCCAGCCGGGAGGAAATTCTCGGCCTTCTGCGGACCTCCTCCGAACCGCAAAACGCCGCCGCTCTGGCTGCCGCACTAAGTGTCAAACCCGATGAAATGGAAGGTTTGACGCGCCGCCTGAATGCCATGGAGCGCGATGGACAGATCAAGCCTGACCGCGCCGGCATCTACAAACTGACCAATTCCCCCGGTTTTATCGAAGGCCGCGTCAGCAGTCATCGCGACGGTTTCGGTTTCCTGATCCCCGACGAGGGTGGCGACGATGTTTTCCTGCCTGAAAAGGAAATGCAGAAGGTGCTGCATGGCGACCGCGTTCAGGCGCGCATCGTCGGCACCGATCGCCGCGGCCGTCCTGAAGGGACAATTGTCGAAGTGGTGGAGCGCGCTAATACCCACGTCATCGGCCGTCTGCTGAATGAAAACGGGGTGTGGGTGATTGCGCCTGAAGACAAGCGCATCGGCCAGGACATCATCCTGGCAGGCTCGCCGGGCAAGGCCAAGGCCGGGCAGGTGGTGAGCGTGCAGCTGACCGAACAGCCTTCGCGGTTTACCCAGCCGGTCGGCAAGATTGTCGAAATCCTCGGCGATATCGACGATCCGGGCATGGAGATTGAAATCGCGGTGCGCAAGTACGGCGTGCCGCACGAATTTTCCGAAGCCGCAAAAAAGCTGGCCGCCAAGCTGCCGGGCGAAGTGCGTGCCGCCGACCTGGCCGACCGCGTCGATTTGCGTGACGTGCCCTTGGTCACCATCGACGGCGAAGATGCGCGCGACTTCGACGATGCTGTATATTGCGAGCCGGTCAAGATCGGCCGCGCCAACGGTTATCGCCTGATCGTGGCGATTGCCGACGTCAGCCATTACGTCAAGCCGAACGATGCGCTGGACGTGGACGCGCTGGAGCGCAGCACCTCGGTGTATTTCCCGCGCCGCGTGATTCCGATGCTGCCGGAAAAACTGTCCAACGGCCTGTGCTCGCTGAATCCCGATGTCGACCGCCTGACCCTGGTGTGCGATGCGGTGATCAGCGCCAAGGGCGAAATCAAGGCTTACCAGTTTTATCCGGCGGTGATCCATTCCGCCGCCCGCCTGACATATACCGAAGTGGCGGCGATCCTGGGCAACACCAAGGGTCCTGAAGCGGCCAAGCGTCCCGGCCTGGTGCCGCACCTACTGCATCTGTACGAAGTGTTCCATGCGCTGCTGCAGGCACGGCAGGCGCGCGGCGCCATCGATTTCGAGACCACCGAAACCTACATCGTCTGCAATGCCGCCGGCAAGATCGAAAAAATCCTGCCGCGTACCCGCAACGATGCGCACAAGGTGATCGAAGAATGCATGCTGGCGGCGAACGTCTGCGCCGCCGACCTGATGGAGCGTCACAAGCATCCGGGTCTGTTCCGCATCCATGCTCATCCGACCAAGGAAAAGCTGACGATCCTGCGTACTTTCCTCAAGCAGGTGGGTTTGAACCTGGCCGGCGGCGATACGCCTTCGGCTTCGGATTACGCCGAGCTGATGCCGAAGATCAAGGCGCGGCCGGATGCGATCCTGCTGCAGACCATGATGCTGCGCTCCATGCAGCAAGCGGTCTACAGTCCGGAAAATATCGGTCACTTTGGCTTATCGTATGAATCGTATGCGCATTTCACCAGCCCGATCCGGCGCTATCCCGATCTGCTCACGCACCGTACCATCAAGGCCATCCTGCAAGGCAAGCGCTACGATCCGAAAGGGCTCGACACCAGCGCGCTGAACACCATGCTGTCGCCGGCCGGCCGCAAGAAGCAGGCGGAAGACAAGGCGGCAGGCAAGAAGAAAAACGAAGGCAGCCTGGCGATCTGGGAAGCGCTCGGCGTGCACTGTTCGGCCAATGAACGGCGCGCCGATGAGGCCTCGCGCGATGTCGAAGCCTGGCTCAAGTGCTATTTCATTCGCGACAAGCTGGGGGAAGAGTTCACTGGTGTGATTTCCGGCGTCGCCACCTTCGGCATCTTTGTCCAGCTGGACGCCTTGTATATCGAAGGCCTAGTGCACGTCACCGAGCTCGGCGCCGATTATTTCCAGTACGACGAAGCGCGTCACGAATTGCGCGGCGAACGCACCGGCATCCGTTACCAGCTAACCGACCGCGTCACGGTACAAGTCAGCCGGGTCGACCTGGACGCCCGCAAGATCGACCTGCGCCTGGTCAACGAGCCTGGCATCAAGACGGTGCTCAAGAACGAAGCGCGGCGCGCCGACAATGAACAAGGCCGCGGCGCCAAGCCCAAGGCTGGCGGCAAGGCTGCGCCGCAAAAAACCGCGAGGGTAACGACGGCCGCCAAGACTACACCAGCCGGCAAGCCAGGCAAAGCCAAGAAGGCCAGCGGTCCTGCAGAGAAGGCGCGGGCGCCGAAGGGTTTCACGAAATCCAGCAAGCGCAAGCGGTAG
- the rlmB gene encoding 23S rRNA (guanosine(2251)-2'-O)-methyltransferase RlmB, which yields MKSKMIFGFHAVTARLRHEASSVEEIYVDASRVDRRMQDLLQAAKAVGVRVIPVDDQRLSNIVGTRRHQGVVAKAGELSLARNLDELLDAIVGPPLLLILDGITDPHNLGACLRVADGAGAHAVIAPKDRAVGLNATAAKVASGAAETVPYITVTNLARTLRELKEREIWLIGTDEDGEKGLYEADFSTPAAIVMGSEGEGMRRLTRETCDVLVNVPMFGSVESLNVSVASGVCLYEARRQRMVKGC from the coding sequence ATGAAAAGTAAAATGATTTTCGGCTTTCACGCCGTCACCGCGCGTTTGCGTCATGAAGCGTCGTCGGTGGAAGAGATTTACGTGGATGCCAGCCGCGTCGACCGCCGCATGCAGGATTTGCTGCAGGCAGCGAAAGCCGTGGGCGTGCGCGTCATCCCGGTGGATGACCAGCGCTTGTCGAATATTGTCGGCACCCGCCGTCACCAGGGCGTGGTGGCCAAGGCCGGCGAACTGTCGCTGGCGCGTAACCTGGATGAATTGCTGGATGCGATCGTCGGTCCGCCGCTGCTGCTGATCCTCGACGGCATCACCGATCCGCACAATCTCGGCGCCTGCCTGCGGGTTGCCGACGGTGCCGGCGCGCATGCCGTGATCGCGCCTAAAGACCGCGCAGTAGGTTTGAATGCCACGGCTGCCAAGGTCGCCAGCGGCGCCGCTGAAACAGTCCCTTATATTACCGTCACCAACCTGGCGCGCACTTTGCGTGAGCTGAAAGAGCGTGAAATCTGGCTGATCGGCACCGATGAGGATGGCGAAAAGGGCTTGTATGAAGCCGATTTCTCGACCCCGGCCGCGATTGTGATGGGCTCCGAAGGCGAGGGCATGCGCCGCCTGACGCGTGAAACCTGCGATGTGCTGGTCAATGTGCCGATGTTCGGTTCGGTCGAAAGCCTGAATGTCTCGGTCGCGTCCGGCGTCTGCCTGTACGAAGCGCGCCGCCAGCGCATGGTCAAGGGTTGTTGA
- the cysE gene encoding serine O-acetyltransferase, whose protein sequence is MFSNIREDIANIMARDPAARTQWEVLTCYPGLHAIILHRWAHHCWHNGFKWPGRFISHIARIFTGIEIHPGATIGRRVFIDHGFGVVIGETAEVGDDCTIYQGVTLGGTSLNKGAKRHPTLARGAIIGAGAKVLGGFTVGEGAKVGSNAVVVKEVPPGATAVGNPARIVQKESGSGKDEAAARMFAAYGVTPNGDDPLSKALHGLIDNAAAQEHQIDRIIALLKKSGIACESLPELEKFDPDQLNKLVE, encoded by the coding sequence ATGTTCAGCAACATTCGTGAAGACATTGCCAACATCATGGCGCGCGATCCCGCCGCCCGCACCCAGTGGGAAGTGCTGACCTGTTATCCGGGGCTGCATGCCATCATCCTGCACCGCTGGGCGCACCATTGCTGGCACAACGGCTTCAAATGGCCGGGGCGCTTCATTTCGCATATCGCGCGCATTTTCACCGGGATTGAAATCCATCCCGGCGCCACTATCGGCCGCCGGGTCTTCATCGACCATGGCTTCGGCGTGGTGATCGGCGAAACCGCCGAAGTCGGCGATGACTGCACCATCTACCAGGGGGTCACCCTGGGCGGCACTTCGCTCAACAAGGGCGCCAAGCGCCATCCAACCCTGGCGCGCGGCGCCATCATCGGCGCCGGCGCCAAGGTATTGGGCGGCTTCACCGTCGGCGAGGGCGCCAAGGTCGGCTCCAATGCCGTGGTGGTCAAGGAAGTGCCGCCGGGCGCAACGGCGGTCGGCAACCCGGCCCGCATCGTGCAGAAGGAAAGCGGCAGCGGCAAGGATGAAGCGGCAGCGCGCATGTTCGCTGCCTACGGTGTTACGCCGAACGGCGACGATCCCTTGTCGAAGGCGCTGCATGGCCTGATCGACAACGCCGCTGCGCAGGAGCACCAGATCGACCGCATCATTGCGCTGCTGAAGAAATCGGGCATCGCTTGCGAGAGCTTGCCCGAGCTGGAAAAATTTGATCCGGACCAGCTCAACAAGCTGGTTGAGTAG
- a CDS encoding YceH family protein, with product MNQDDNEIASGEQPPADAVRTDDFLDPFEIRVLAVLAEKEALTPDNYPLSLNTLTNGCNQLSSRDPVMSISESSVLDILQRLMQRKLVLEVRQAGARVSKFEHRMRIKWVLEQDKLAVLTTLMLRGIQTAGELRSRSGRLHEFAGVGEVETALQFLVDKYPPLVARLAKAPGTKEPRYAHLLAGEEALEQQAIADAMSGSASVVTGGSQDRIAQLEEEVSGLRRQMDDLSAQFAEFKRQFD from the coding sequence ATGAATCAAGACGACAACGAAATTGCCAGCGGCGAGCAGCCGCCAGCGGATGCTGTCCGCACAGATGATTTTCTCGATCCCTTTGAAATCCGCGTACTCGCGGTGCTGGCCGAGAAAGAGGCGCTGACGCCGGATAACTATCCCCTGTCCCTGAACACGCTGACCAACGGCTGCAACCAGCTGTCCAGCCGCGATCCGGTGATGTCGATCAGCGAGTCTAGCGTGCTGGATATCCTGCAGCGGCTGATGCAGCGCAAGCTGGTGCTCGAGGTCAGGCAGGCCGGCGCCAGGGTCTCCAAGTTCGAGCACCGGATGCGCATCAAATGGGTGCTGGAGCAAGATAAGCTGGCGGTATTGACGACCCTGATGCTGCGTGGCATCCAGACTGCCGGCGAGTTGCGCAGCCGCAGCGGCCGGCTGCATGAGTTCGCCGGCGTGGGCGAGGTGGAAACCGCCTTGCAGTTCCTGGTCGATAAATATCCGCCGCTGGTGGCGCGCCTGGCGAAAGCGCCGGGCACCAAGGAGCCGCGTTATGCGCACCTGCTGGCCGGCGAGGAGGCACTTGAGCAGCAGGCCATCGCGGATGCGATGTCGGGCAGCGCTTCCGTGGTTACGGGCGGCAGCCAGGACCGGATCGCCCAGCTTGAGGAAGAAGTGTCGGGCTTGCGCCGGCAAATGGACGATTTGAGCGCGCAGTTTGCAGAGTTCAAGCGGCAATTCGACTGA
- a CDS encoding UDP-2,3-diacylglucosamine diphosphatase, translated as MTTTDSNQPAATVALFISDLHLQAAHPRTTQAFLDFLQARAMQVQQLYLLGDLFEYWAGDDDLETPYNSEIAAAIRQVSAGGVEVFWIAGNRDFLVGEGFAQAAGLTMLPDPSVIDVAGRRLAIAHGDAQCTDDLAYMQFRAQVRQPQWQAQFLALPLAQRKAIIAGVRKESQEEQRHKTMEIMDVNAEAVNALFDATATSTLIHGHTHRPARHQMQQDNGIRTRYVLPDWEYDVKAQRGGWIAIDAAGTIRRFGHDGQEIID; from the coding sequence ATGACAACCACAGACTCGAACCAGCCAGCCGCTACCGTTGCGCTGTTTATCTCCGACCTGCATTTGCAGGCGGCGCATCCACGCACCACGCAAGCCTTCCTGGACTTCCTGCAAGCCAGGGCAATGCAAGTGCAGCAACTGTATCTGCTGGGCGACCTGTTCGAGTACTGGGCTGGCGACGACGACCTGGAAACGCCCTACAACAGCGAAATCGCCGCCGCGATCCGGCAAGTCAGCGCCGGCGGCGTCGAGGTTTTCTGGATCGCCGGCAACCGCGATTTCCTGGTGGGTGAAGGCTTCGCGCAGGCCGCCGGCCTGACCATGCTGCCGGACCCCTCAGTGATTGATGTGGCGGGCCGGCGCCTGGCGATTGCCCATGGCGACGCCCAATGCACCGATGACCTCGCCTACATGCAGTTCCGGGCGCAAGTGCGGCAACCACAATGGCAAGCGCAATTCCTGGCGCTGCCGCTGGCGCAACGCAAGGCGATCATCGCCGGCGTACGCAAGGAAAGCCAGGAAGAGCAGCGTCATAAAACAATGGAAATAATGGACGTCAACGCCGAGGCAGTGAATGCCCTGTTTGACGCCACCGCCACCAGCACGCTGATTCACGGCCATACGCATAGGCCGGCACGCCATCAGATGCAGCAGGATAACGGCATCCGCACACGCTATGTGTTGCCGGACTGGGAATATGACGTCAAGGCGCAGCGCGGCGGCTGGATTGCCATCGATGCAGCCGGCACGATCCGCCGCTTCGGCCATGACGGCCAGGAAATCATTGATTGA
- a CDS encoding peptidylprolyl isomerase, which yields MAVILTTNHGNIKIELDAEKAPKSVENFLAYVNAGHYNGTIFHRVISGFMVQGGGFEPGMKQKPTNDPVENEAKNGLKNEPYTLAMARTSAPHSASAQFFINVKNNTFLDYPGQDGWGYCVFGKVVEGKNIVDAIEKVKTTRSGMFADVPVDDVIIEKAEVVA from the coding sequence ATGGCTGTCATCCTCACCACCAACCACGGCAATATCAAGATCGAACTGGACGCTGAAAAAGCGCCGAAGAGCGTCGAAAACTTCCTGGCCTATGTCAACGCCGGCCATTACAACGGCACGATTTTCCACCGCGTGATTTCCGGTTTCATGGTGCAAGGCGGCGGTTTCGAGCCAGGCATGAAGCAAAAGCCGACTAACGATCCAGTCGAAAACGAAGCCAAGAACGGCCTCAAGAACGAGCCTTATACCCTGGCCATGGCGCGCACTTCGGCGCCGCATTCCGCTTCGGCGCAGTTCTTCATCAACGTCAAGAACAACACCTTCCTCGACTATCCAGGCCAGGACGGCTGGGGCTATTGCGTTTTCGGCAAAGTGGTTGAAGGCAAGAACATCGTCGATGCTATCGAAAAGGTCAAGACCACCCGCAGCGGCATGTTTGCCGATGTACCAGTGGACGACGTCATCATCGAAAAAGCCGAAGTAGTCGCTTAA
- a CDS encoding peptidylprolyl isomerase: protein MTAPLGLSRRKFTLALASALTAVTFAASPSLASAADKPHVLLKTNMGDIVIELNPEKAPKTVKNFLGYVNSGHYNGTIFHRVIDSFMIQGGGMSKDMVEKPAPNKVENEAKNGLKNVPYSVAMARTADPQSAGAQFFINVNNNEFLNYPGRDGWGYAVFGQVIKGMNVVDKIKKVKTAYQDVPTTPVIIESATVTK, encoded by the coding sequence ATGACCGCACCTCTTGGTTTGTCCCGTCGCAAGTTCACTTTGGCATTGGCGTCGGCGTTAACAGCCGTCACTTTTGCAGCTAGCCCATCGCTTGCCAGCGCTGCCGACAAGCCGCATGTTCTGTTGAAAACCAACATGGGCGACATCGTCATCGAACTGAATCCGGAAAAAGCGCCGAAGACAGTCAAGAACTTTCTGGGCTACGTCAACAGCGGCCACTATAACGGCACGATTTTCCACCGCGTGATCGACAGTTTCATGATCCAGGGCGGCGGCATGAGCAAGGACATGGTCGAGAAGCCGGCTCCCAACAAGGTCGAGAACGAAGCCAAGAACGGCCTCAAGAACGTTCCTTACAGCGTCGCCATGGCGCGCACCGCCGATCCGCAGTCGGCCGGCGCGCAGTTCTTCATCAATGTCAACAACAATGAATTCCTCAACTACCCTGGCCGCGACGGCTGGGGCTACGCGGTATTCGGCCAGGTCATCAAGGGCATGAACGTGGTCGACAAGATCAAGAAAGTGAAGACCGCCTACCAGGACGTGCCGACCACGCCGGTGATCATCGAATCCGCCACCGTGACCAAATAA
- the cysS gene encoding cysteine--tRNA ligase: MSDLKIYNTLAREKQPFSPIEAGKVRMYVCGMTVYDYCHLGHGRVMVVFDMVQRWLRQSGFDVTYVRNITDIDDKIIKRAVENGETISQLTGRFIQAMDEDAAALGVQKPDHEPRATAFVPQMLALIEKLEHKGLAYQGSDGDVNYSVRDFSGYGKLSGKSLDDLRAGERVDVNVGKRDPLDFVLWKAAKTSEPEEVKWTSRWGQGRPGWHIECSAMAEQLLGEQFDIHGGGQDLQFPHHENEIAQSEGAHGHHFVNYWMHNGFVRIDNEKMSKSLGNFFTIRDVLKKYDAEVVRFFILRAHYRSPLNYADTNLDDAKQSLTRLYTALKEVAADDLPLDWSEAHAQRLAAAMNDDFNTPMAISGLFDLANEVNKSKSAAAARQLKKLAGALGLLQRAPEDFLKGRALAGSEIDGNGIAQAALSEQDILLKIQARQAAKIARDFSAADQIRKDLLAEGVLLEDKPGGLTEWRRA, encoded by the coding sequence ATGAGCGACCTGAAAATATATAACACGCTGGCGCGTGAGAAGCAGCCGTTTTCTCCGATCGAAGCGGGCAAAGTCCGCATGTACGTATGCGGCATGACGGTTTACGACTATTGCCATCTTGGCCACGGCCGCGTGATGGTGGTGTTCGACATGGTGCAGCGCTGGTTGCGGCAGTCGGGCTTTGACGTCACTTATGTACGCAATATCACCGATATCGACGACAAGATCATCAAGCGCGCAGTGGAAAACGGCGAGACCATCTCGCAGCTGACCGGCCGTTTCATCCAGGCCATGGATGAAGACGCGGCGGCGCTGGGCGTGCAAAAGCCGGATCACGAGCCGCGTGCCACAGCATTCGTGCCGCAGATGCTGGCATTGATCGAAAAACTGGAGCACAAAGGCCTGGCCTATCAGGGCAGCGACGGCGACGTCAATTATTCGGTGCGCGACTTCAGCGGCTACGGCAAGCTATCGGGCAAGTCGCTGGATGACTTGCGCGCCGGCGAACGGGTCGACGTCAACGTCGGCAAGCGCGACCCGCTTGATTTCGTGCTGTGGAAGGCGGCCAAGACCAGCGAGCCTGAAGAGGTCAAGTGGACTTCGCGCTGGGGCCAGGGGCGGCCGGGCTGGCACATCGAATGCTCGGCGATGGCCGAGCAATTGCTGGGCGAGCAGTTCGATATCCACGGCGGCGGCCAGGATCTGCAGTTCCCGCATCATGAAAATGAAATCGCGCAATCGGAAGGTGCGCATGGCCACCATTTCGTCAATTACTGGATGCACAATGGCTTTGTCCGCATCGACAATGAAAAGATGTCCAAGTCGCTAGGAAATTTTTTCACGATCCGCGACGTCCTGAAAAAATACGATGCCGAAGTAGTGCGCTTTTTCATCCTGCGCGCGCATTACCGCAGTCCCCTGAATTATGCCGATACCAACCTGGACGACGCCAAGCAAAGCCTGACCCGCCTCTATACCGCCTTGAAAGAGGTGGCGGCCGACGACTTACCGCTGGACTGGAGCGAGGCGCATGCGCAGCGCCTGGCTGCCGCCATGAATGACGACTTCAACACGCCGATGGCGATTTCCGGCTTGTTCGACCTGGCCAATGAAGTCAACAAGAGTAAATCCGCTGCGGCCGCTCGTCAGCTGAAAAAACTGGCCGGTGCACTCGGCCTGTTGCAGCGCGCGCCGGAAGATTTTTTGAAGGGCCGCGCACTCGCGGGCAGTGAAATTGACGGAAATGGCATTGCGCAAGCGGCGTTGTCGGAGCAAGATATCCTACTCAAAATTCAAGCTCGTCAAGCAGCAAAAATAGCCAGGGATTTTTCCGCGGCAGACCAGATCCGCAAGGATTTGCTGGCCGAAGGCGTTTTGCTGGAAGATAAGCCCGGCGGTCTAACCGAATGGCGAAGGGCGTAA
- a CDS encoding DNA-3-methyladenine glycosylase, producing MQKTIAVDSSFFVPSYWEDAKNELMKRDRIMRKLIPQFGDLHLVGRGEAFTTLARSVVGQQITVKAAEQVWQKFLQVCPKTTPAQVLKAGPEQLAACGLSKRKADYILDLADHFKAKRVDAEQWQEMEDEAVIADLTQIRGIGRWTAEMFLIFNLLRPNILPLDDPGLLKGISVNYFSGEPVSRSDAREVSANWEPWRTVATWYLWRSLDPVSTEYQVTTE from the coding sequence ATGCAAAAAACGATAGCTGTCGACTCCTCTTTTTTTGTGCCTTCGTACTGGGAAGATGCGAAAAACGAGTTGATGAAGCGTGACCGTATCATGCGCAAACTGATTCCGCAGTTTGGCGATCTGCATCTGGTTGGCCGCGGCGAAGCGTTCACTACGCTGGCGCGTTCGGTAGTCGGCCAGCAGATCACGGTCAAGGCAGCGGAGCAGGTATGGCAAAAATTTCTGCAGGTCTGTCCCAAGACTACCCCGGCCCAGGTTTTGAAAGCCGGCCCCGAACAATTGGCAGCTTGCGGTTTATCGAAACGTAAAGCAGACTATATTCTGGACCTGGCCGATCATTTCAAGGCAAAACGGGTCGATGCCGAGCAATGGCAAGAGATGGAAGACGAGGCCGTGATTGCGGATCTGACGCAAATCCGCGGCATCGGACGCTGGACAGCGGAGATGTTTTTGATATTTAATTTGCTCCGGCCCAATATCTTGCCCCTGGATGACCCGGGGTTGCTCAAAGGCATCAGTGTCAATTATTTTTCAGGCGAGCCGGTTTCGCGCAGCGATGCGCGCGAAGTGTCGGCCAATTGGGAGCCCTGGCGTACTGTGGCAACATGGTATTTGTGGCGTAGTCTGGATCCTGTATCGACAGAATATCAAGTCACTACTGAGTAA